In a single window of the Candidatus Kaiserbacteria bacterium genome:
- the msrA gene encoding peptide-methionine (S)-S-oxide reductase MsrA: MSQNYKKAVLAGGCFWGLEDLLRAQPGIVDTETGYTGGKNDNPTYESHPGHAEAVEITYDPTVTTYKNILDFFFQIHNPTTLNQQGNDRGTSYRSAIFFATEEEKNTAEEMIAVVNESGRWDDPVVTTLEPLTRFWPAEDFHQDYLQKNPSGYTCHAIYFDSYLTVPSAIEKENR; this comes from the coding sequence ATGTCACAAAATTACAAAAAAGCAGTGTTGGCGGGGGGTTGTTTTTGGGGGTTAGAAGACTTGCTCCGAGCACAGCCTGGTATTGTTGATACCGAGACAGGTTATACGGGCGGAAAAAATGATAATCCGACCTACGAATCTCACCCTGGTCATGCCGAAGCAGTTGAAATTACTTACGACCCCACAGTTACTACCTACAAAAATATCCTTGACTTCTTTTTTCAAATCCATAATCCAACGACACTCAATCAGCAAGGAAATGATAGAGGAACTTCATATCGTTCAGCAATTTTTTTTGCGACCGAAGAAGAAAAGAATACGGCAGAGGAAATGATTGCAGTAGTGAATGAATCGGGTCGATGGGATGATCCTGTCGTAACTACACTTGAGCCACTCACACGTTTTTGGCCAGCCGAAGACTTTCATCAGGATTATCTACAAAAAAATCCAAGTGGCTACACGTGCCACGCCATCTATTTTGACAGTTACCTAACTGTTCCGAGTGCTATCGAAAAAGAAAATCGTTAA
- a CDS encoding helix-turn-helix transcriptional regulator, with amino-acid sequence MHTCIQNSVSEYRMHREVTQEELACAVGVSRQTIIALEKGNYTPSVLLALKIAGFFNVPVEKLFTISYEK; translated from the coding sequence ATGCATACATGCATACAAAACAGTGTATCCGAATACCGCATGCATCGTGAAGTTACTCAGGAGGAACTTGCGTGTGCTGTGGGGGTGAGCCGTCAAACAATTATTGCCCTTGAGAAAGGTAATTATACACCCTCCGTTTTATTGGCCCTCAAGATAGCAGGTTTTTTTAACGTGCCTGTTGAAAAATTATTTACTATATCGTATGAAAAATAA